The following nucleotide sequence is from Tenuifilum sp. 4138str.
AATTTTGTGACTAAAACCGGCTAAAAAAATTACTAAGACAGCTACGAGGTTTACTAAAACATTGATTGACTTAATGATAAAATACTTGCTCACATACTTTATTCGGGGCAATACAGACTTTGATGAAATTAAGGAGAAGGCAATAAAACTTAAAGAAGATGGAATTAAAGGAGTTATCCTTACTAATGTATCGCTGGTATAAAACCATAGAACCAAAAGTAAGGATAACACTATGATTAAAAGAGTAATAGAAAATCTTACTTTAACACCCATTTGAGTTTACTCTTGCCCTAAAGTAACTTCTTTGCTTTCCATTCCTAGCATATTGCAGTAACCTGTAAACTTGCAACCGGGTTCAATAGCAAGTTTACCTACAGTAATATCGCCATTTATCCGAGCCGATGATTTGAGCGATAATAGCTCATCGACAGTGATTTTACCCTCAACAACACCTGAAATATCTGAGTTTTTGCAAACCAACTCACCTTTTATTTTACCGGTTTCACCAACAACAACTTTGCCTTTAACATTGAGGTTACCAACCAGAATGCCATCAATACGCAAATCGCCACTACTTTTAATATCGCCATTGATTTCAGTGCCAAATCCAACCAGGTTGATGTTGTTAGCATTAAATTCGGGTTCATTTATTTTTGCCATAGGTAAAAAGTTTAATGTTTAGAATTACAAATATAAAAATTCCGTTTAAAGTTTTTCCTTATCGCTTTCGTCAAAAATTTCACTTTCCCAATATTCTGAAGTTTCTTCAGCATCATCAGCAGTTTCGCTCATCCAGCTCCAGGTTTGTGGAGGAGGTCCTTGCCTTCGGTAAACAAAAGCGAGTATTGCACCTGTTATTCCTCCAAATAAATGGTATTCCCACGAAATTTGAGGGAATATTGGTAGTACGCCCCAAACCAAGCCTCCATAAAGAAAAACAACCAAAAGCGATATTGCCATCAGGTTTATGTTCTTGCGAAAAACTCCACTAAAAAAGATAAACGATGCAATAGCATATATAATACCGCTGGAACCAATATGGTAACTAGTGCGAGCAGCAATCCAAACCATCATTCCGCTTAACAACCAGCTTAGTGAAAGTATTTTATACCATAAATCTCTGTAAAAATAAACTAAACCTGCAATTAAAATAAATATTGTTATTGTGTTATTTATTAGATGATTAAAGTCAGAGTGAATTAAAGGAGCGGTGAATATTCCAATTAAGCCTGAAAAACTTCGGGGTTGAAGGCCTAGCCGATATAACGATGTGCCTTCAATTATCTCTACCAATTTGACTAGCCATATCAAAAGGATAAACAGAAAAGCAATTTGGAGGCTTATCTTGAATCGAGTTCGTTCAATTTTTAGGATAGCATCACTCATTTCTACAGTTATCAATAAATTCTCTTTTGACAAGCTTAGGATCCGACAGGGTATTGTAAAACATATCGATGTACTCTAAAATTTCATTCTTATTCCGAACTGTTAAAAGCGAATCGGCAGTTATGAGATTCATTATTTCAGGTTTCTTCCTTATAAAAAAGTCAATGGTAAAATTCAATTCAAGCATTTGGCGACAATTGCCTCGATAGTAGCGTTCTCTAACATTGGTAATTGGAATAATTTCGGGAGGTTTTGTATAGGGGGGGGTCACAAATCCGCAAAAATCAAAATCGTACGGAACTGGTATAACTGAGGTTAAAGAATCGTGGTAAAATAATTTTATGTTATGTAGTTTAGGAACTGACCAATCGGTATTGCCAATAAGGTACTGGAACATCGTCATTACGTCAAGAACCGGTCTATAGGTGGCATTTTGAATAATCCCTTGTGTCTCTATCTCTTTAGTGTTTGTTCGCTTTGCCAGCCATTTTACAGGTTCAATCAAAATTCCATAGGTGATGAAATTCTTGTACTTGCCAAACCTATCAAGATATATTAGCCTAACTAATCGTACCTTAAAGCTATAGTCCGAAAGTATGTTATAGATACGGTATGCGTAGTACTCCTTTATTATATGTTGCTGGGCACGTTGGGTGTTCATACAGGGATTAACAAGCTTTATCCTTTGCGATGTGTTAAATATTGGATCGTTAATCTTTTGCGGTTTAATAGCAAGGGGAGGTATTTTGCAGTTTGATTTATCGCGTCGAAAGATTCCTCGCGTCATGGCTTTGGCTGGAAGCGATACAGAGGTATCAGCATAGAGATAGTAAATAATAATGTTGTGATAACGAGCGTTGTGGGGGTTAACGTCGTTGAATAGTTCTTTTAAATCGCCAATTATTTCAATTTCCAGAATTGATTGTTCTTCAAATAGATTCCCTTGTGCATATGAACTTAAAGTTACGATGCACAAAATAAATATTTGTATTATTTTCCTAATCCAACTCATTTAATTAAGGTGCATTGACCATTTATTGAACAACTCCAAAACTTTCGGGTTTCATCAATGAGTAACCCTTGGGGTGAAATACCCCTGCGGGCAAAAGGAACATTGATTGGAAATAACATTCCACTATAAAGCGGAGCAATACTATCAACTTCAGTATGACCTATAACCATTTGGTTTGCCCCATATGTTTTTAACACATAGCTAATTTCACTTAGAGTTGCTTTAGGTATTGTGGGAGTTTGTAGCAAGTAACCCCTGTACCAAAGTAAACCATATTCAGAAAAAATGAGGTTGAGCTCATTAAGAAAAACATCGGGGTCAATTAAAAAAGAATTGTCGGGGTTATACAATTTATCAAGTAGCTGGTTCATTCGTACCAATGGGATATTTTTTTGCGCAAGCTGGTACGATATTCCAGCATGAACAAAGAGGATGCTATCAATTACTATTCCAGCCTTAAAGTTTCGGACCATAGCACCGGGCCAAACGTTATTGGAAAAAAGATCAGAATAGGATATTTTATTTCCACGTGTTAATATTTGATATTTTTCATGGACATAGCGATTGTCGCTGTTCAATATAATTGCCTCGTGGTTTCCCATCAATGTGTAAACCCGCCCACCCGATAGTTCAGCTTGCTCTGTTAGTCGATAAACAAACCAAAGAACGTTAGTAACGCGTTCGCCCCTATCAACCAAATCGCCAATAAAAACTAAATGCCCATCGCCAAAAATCCAGTTTAGATTTTTATCAACTATTGAGTTATTAACCAGCAACTTTGCTAAACTGTCATATTCACCATGAACATCGCCAACTGCAAATATTTTAGCTTTTGAATTTATTACCGTCTCTTTTTCGGAATACTTACTTGGTTTATTGAAGTTAACAGTGTAATTAATTGAATCAGTAGCATAAAAACCCTTAAAGGAAATAACACCATTAGTGATCCTAAAGGTTTTTGATTCGACATAAACCTTTGAATTTATACTGTCATTAACCAGGTAAAAGACCCTGGCTCGGCGTTTACTAATTCTCTCAACATGTGGCCCATCGAAACAGGATGGGTAAATTCCTTTGGAGTATGCCACCATGTAATCACGAAGAAGGTTAGCCGCCTCGGTTTTGCCAAATGATAGGGCGTACTCAAGAGAGTTGTAGTTCTGAAAGTTTTGGAAAAAGGGATTTGCCCTAAAATGCATCAATACTTTAAGGGTGTTTACAGAGCCAACCCTTGCTGCATAAAGTAATGGAGTATTGCGTTGAATGTTATAGACATCAACTATTGCTCCGTGGGTAAGCAGGTATTCAGCAATAGTATCCTTATCGTATATTGCACACTGAATTAACGGTGACAGTGTGTTTAACACAATATTTACATTGGCGCCTCTATCAACTAAATACTTTACAAGATTTAAATTTGAGTTAGAAATTGCGAGGGTTAAAAGTGTGTGCGAATTATTAAAATAGGTTTTATTAATACCATTTACTTTAATTAAACTATCTATCTTAGTAATGTTGTTTTCATTAATAAAACTTACAACCAAGGAATCATTACTTGTGTTGTCCTGAGCAAAACCATGAACAAATAAAAAGGGGGTAAATGCAAGAAGATGTAATGCTAATTTAAATTTCATCTTATTTAAAATTTTATTCCCCAAAGCAATACATCGTCTATTTGCTCATTTCGTTTCATCCATGACAAAAAGGTCTTCTCAAAATGAGTGCATTTGGAAACACCATCCATACCTGAGGTCAATACGAGTTGTTCCTTAAATCTTGATCGCATGAACTTTTTATGGTTATCGCCACCAAGCTGATCAAAATACCCATCGGATGTGAGGTATAACCAATCGCCAGGAGTAAGTTTAATGGATTTAACAGTAAAATTTTTGCTGCTTGCACCAGCCAATTTGGCTCCAAGTGTTACAAAATCGGGTTTAAGCTCTTGAACATCGCCATTTCGTTGCAGGAATAAAGGAATTAATGCGCTGGTATACTCAAGTAGATAGGTTTCCTTATCAAACACACATACAGCAATATCCATGCTATCTTTAAGAATCATTTCATTTTTGGACTTACTAAGTCGTTTAATTAGCTGATCGTCAATGAATGAAAGTATATCGTCAGTTTTGTAAAGCATGTGTTGGTTTACTGCCTGATTTATTAAATCGATACCAATTATACTCATAAAAGCACCCGGAACGCCATGCCCTGTGCAATCGGCTAAGGCAAAGAATACTTTATTTCCCTTGGGAAGCATCCAGTAAAAATCGCCGCTAACAATATCTTTTGGACGGCTAAAAATAAAAGTATCGGAAAACTGTTTTTTCACAAAACTTATTGGAGGCTGAATAGATTCTTGAATTCGCTCGGCGTATCTGATACTATCGGTAATTTTCTGAATGTAACTTTCAATAATATTATAGGCTTCTTCCAGGTTTTTATTCTTTTGTTCAATGAAATCCTTATTTTTTTCAATTTCTTGCTTTTGCTGCTCAATCTCCTGATTTTTCTCTTCGAGCAACACATTTTTTAGCTCAATTTCCTCAAGTTGCCTTGCAAGCTTTTCGGCAGTTCTTCGCTTATCCCTCAAGGCAAAGTAAATAACCAGCAACATGGCCCCGCTAAGCAAAAGCCCAATCAATAGGACATAGGTTTGAATTTTAGTTCTAGTAATTTCCCGTTGCTTTAACTCTTGCTGCTGAAGTAATAGCTTAATTTCATTCTCTTTCTTTTCTGTCTCGTATAGTGTTTGGATGGTAGATATGTGCCTGCTATTCTTTTCGTTTAAAACGCTATCCTTGTAGCTTGATGATAGTTTAAAGTACTCGAGCGCTTTGCTATATTCATTTTGCTTTTGGTAGTAATCCGATAAAACCTCATACGCTTGCTGAAAATGAATTAAACTTTTTATTTCCTTGGCAATACTGAGGCATGCAAAAACATTTTCGTAGGCACTCCTTTCATTGTTTAACCGTAACTGGGCCCGCGCTAAGTTAATGTAGCTATCGGCTATAAACTTTTTATCGTTGAGCTTTTTATCTATTACAAGCGCCTTAGTAAAATAATCTTGAGCCTTTAATGGATTTCCTAAGTAAAGTTCGATTTTGCCTAATGCATTAAAGTTGATAGCTATACCTTTTTGACTGTTGATTTGGTAATTGATATCAAGCGATTTTGAGTAGTAATCCTTTGCCTTAATAAAATCACCTTTAAATTCGTAAACCTCGCCAATATTATTAAAGTTCATAGCTTGGCCAAGCAGGTTTTTTGTTTGCTGGGAGAGGTAGAGGGCTCTCTGAAAGTATTCTAAGGCTTCATCGTAGCGTCCGTTTAGCGAAAAAATGTTGCCAAGGCTATTGCAGGCCACTGAAATATTGAATGTGTCCTTTATCTCTTCGGCCAACTTTAAGGCCTTTAGATGATACTCAGAGGCGTAAGCGTGGTTATCGAGCCGGCGATAAACCACTCCAAGGTTATTGAGCGATTTTGCCTGTTGATGTTTATCGTCGATTGATTTTGCAAGATCTAACGCATCGTTATGAAACTTTAATGCATTAGCGTAGTTTGAAATGTTTCGGTATAGCACACCAAGCGAGGTATATACCTCCATTCGGAGGTAATTGCTTTTGATTGATTCCGCCAAACGCTTAGCCTCAAGTAGGTAATTTTCTGCTAGAACAGGGTTGTTCTCATTTACTTCATAAACCCTGGCTATTTTTTGCAGAATAAGTACACGTAAGCTGTCGTTCGATTCTTGGTATAATTGAAGCAGCATGGAATCTGCATTCTGCGGCTGTGCAACCAAATGCAAACACAGAATGGCACAAACAGGCAATAATATCTTTTTAAACATCATGGCAAAAAAATTCCTTCATTTGGAAAGATAGCATAATTTCGCAACAAATAAAATTACACCCAACTAATAACAAATATATGGCAATATTGGTAAAAATATATCGCCGAATTTTTAGAATCATTATTTTGCTCCTGCTACTGATGCTTATTCTGGTGCTCACAGGTGCAGGAATTTTGTTTTTCAAGCAAGAATACATTATAAACACCCTTAGGGAAAATCTTAACAAGTATCCCGACCTATCCTTAACCTATAGTTCCGTTTCGGTTAATACCCTTAAAACATTTCCAAGGTTTTCATACTCATTTACCGATTTTGTATTAGTAATTAACCTAAACTCTAAATCCGACACTGTTTTAAAAACAGATGATTTTCAGATTAGCATCTCCCCTTTTAAATTACTAAGAGGTAAAATTGATATTAAGAACATAAGCGTAAGCAATGCAAGAATAAAATGGCAAACCAATTACCCTGAAGAATTTTTCGGTAGCAATGATAGTAGTTCTGAAAGCTCTGTTGCCGTTCTGATTTCGGGGATTAGTCTCAAAAATTTTTATTTTGAATTGTTAGATAGCGTAAGTAAAACAGTGCTAAACTGCTCAGGGAAAAACTTAAACATCAAGTTCAAAACGGAGCATACAAAGTTGCTATTATCCATTCAAAGCGAGCTGAGTAAAACTACCGTAGGTGAATATTTTAAAATTACCAATCAGCATCAGCTAAATTTTGATATAGAAAAAAGTGATATTAAATTGTATATCTATAATTTAGAATCATCAATTAAATCGTTACGTATAAACGGTTCGGGAATTTATGATTTAAACAGTGAGTTAGCCGCATTCAGGATTAAATCAAACCGGTTTCAAGCACAAGATCTTTCGTACTTGCCGTATCTTGAAAGTTTTGACCAAATAAAGGGATTAATTACAGCAGATGCATACCTTAGGCTATCATCGGGTTTTGAAAAAGTTGATACCTTTCAGGTTAACTATAATAGCAATAAATTGAAATGGATAGCTAAAAACGAAGAGACAACCATAACCAATTTAGAGGGTTATACTTTACTAACTAACAATTTTTCAAAGCACTTCAGCTATATTCCTAAAGCATCTATTGAAAGTACTAACTCCAAAATTAGCTTTAACGCCAAAATAAAAGGGTTCAATAACTTGGTAATTTTAGCTAAGGGTTATGTTAGCCACAATTTAAGAATACAAAACCCTGAAATTGATATTGAAACAACAGGTCTATTTAAAGCATTAATATCGTATGCCCCAAAAACGGAAAGTATTACTCCTCTACTTCTTAAATCCGATCTAGTTTTCGAAAACAAGAAAAACATTTCATTTAATCAGCCTTTGGTTAAAGGAACTATAGCGATTAATAACGATTTAAACATTGCTGGCCACTTTAAATCCGATTCAACCGATGTAAACTTTAATATTAATCAAGCCAATTTCCTGGAATCCTATACCCAAAAAAGGTATTCACCAAACATATATCTTTACGGTAACCATATAGATTACAACGATATAGTTCATCTAATTACTGATAGAACTAGCAACACATCTACCCAAGGGGTTGACCTACCAAAAATGTCATTTATGCTCAATTTTAAAAGAGCTACATACAATCGTTTAAAACTTAATAGCCTAAAAGCCAACGGAATAATTAATGGCGACACAATTTCAGCAGATTACTTTACTGCCGATTGCTTTGATGGCAACGTTTCTGGTAGATTTAAATCACATAGCAATTCAGTTCACACATACCTTTGGGTTAGCAATGTTTCAATTGAAAATGTTTTCAAAAACTTTGATAACTGGGGTCAAAGCTACATTACAGCCGATAATCTTTCGGGACGGTTTAAGGGCATTATGAATATACAATTCAAAAGAAATGAGAAAGGCGATGTTGAAATGGGTTCCCTTAAACTATTCTCTGATGTTCAAGTGGTTCAAGGAAAACTGAAAGGGATGGACAGAATTAAGGAATTGTCCAAATGGCTAAACCTGGACCAGGTAAAGGTTATTGCTTTTGATACCTTGAAAAATAAGATAACTATTGAAAATCGTAAGATTATTATTCCTAATATGGATATAAAATCCAATGTCTTGCTAATGAATGTTTCGGGGGTTCACGATTTTGACAACAGATACGAGTATATTGCTAGGATTAACATAAGTAATTTGTTAAAACGAAAGTTTGTGAAATCCGATCAGATTGATTTTCATTCCTCTACCGATGGATCTATAAATTTATACTTGAAACTATTTGGCCAAAACGATAGCTATAAGGTTGAATGGATAAACAAGAAAGGTTTTGAATCCGGAATACACAATACCGTTCAAACCGATAGCGTTTCTATACAAAATAGTCCTCAAATAAAACCTAAGGAAAAAACTGATGGTAATGTAGGTGTGGGTTACATGCTGGAGTGGGATGAGCAAATTGACACCCTAAAAAACTAGTAAAATGAAAATTCTTAGTCCACGAAATAAGTTTCTGTTAACACTAATAATCGCAGCGGTTACCGTTTCGTTTATTACAATCTACTTTACAAATCGTTTTGTATCGGAACTTAAGCAGGAGGAGCGGCAAAAAATTGACCTATGGGCAAATGCCGTTAAATACATCTCAAACGAAATGGGTTCGTGTGAGGATTTTTCACTGATTTTTGAGATAGTTCAA
It contains:
- a CDS encoding bactofilin family protein — encoded protein: MAKINEPEFNANNINLVGFGTEINGDIKSSGDLRIDGILVGNLNVKGKVVVGETGKIKGELVCKNSDISGVVEGKITVDELLSLKSSARINGDITVGKLAIEPGCKFTGYCNMLGMESKEVTLGQE
- a CDS encoding rhomboid family intramembrane serine protease, with protein sequence MSDAILKIERTRFKISLQIAFLFILLIWLVKLVEIIEGTSLYRLGLQPRSFSGLIGIFTAPLIHSDFNHLINNTITIFILIAGLVYFYRDLWYKILSLSWLLSGMMVWIAARTSYHIGSSGIIYAIASFIFFSGVFRKNINLMAISLLVVFLYGGLVWGVLPIFPQISWEYHLFGGITGAILAFVYRRQGPPPQTWSWMSETADDAEETSEYWESEIFDESDKEKL
- a CDS encoding ankyrin repeat domain-containing protein encodes the protein MKFKLALHLLAFTPFLFVHGFAQDNTSNDSLVVSFINENNITKIDSLIKVNGINKTYFNNSHTLLTLAISNSNLNLVKYLVDRGANVNIVLNTLSPLIQCAIYDKDTIAEYLLTHGAIVDVYNIQRNTPLLYAARVGSVNTLKVLMHFRANPFFQNFQNYNSLEYALSFGKTEAANLLRDYMVAYSKGIYPSCFDGPHVERISKRRARVFYLVNDSINSKVYVESKTFRITNGVISFKGFYATDSINYTVNFNKPSKYSEKETVINSKAKIFAVGDVHGEYDSLAKLLVNNSIVDKNLNWIFGDGHLVFIGDLVDRGERVTNVLWFVYRLTEQAELSGGRVYTLMGNHEAIILNSDNRYVHEKYQILTRGNKISYSDLFSNNVWPGAMVRNFKAGIVIDSILFVHAGISYQLAQKNIPLVRMNQLLDKLYNPDNSFLIDPDVFLNELNLIFSEYGLLWYRGYLLQTPTIPKATLSEISYVLKTYGANQMVIGHTEVDSIAPLYSGMLFPINVPFARRGISPQGLLIDETRKFWSCSINGQCTLIK
- a CDS encoding tetratricopeptide repeat protein, with the protein product MLLQLYQESNDSLRVLILQKIARVYEVNENNPVLAENYLLEAKRLAESIKSNYLRMEVYTSLGVLYRNISNYANALKFHNDALDLAKSIDDKHQQAKSLNNLGVVYRRLDNHAYASEYHLKALKLAEEIKDTFNISVACNSLGNIFSLNGRYDEALEYFQRALYLSQQTKNLLGQAMNFNNIGEVYEFKGDFIKAKDYYSKSLDINYQINSQKGIAINFNALGKIELYLGNPLKAQDYFTKALVIDKKLNDKKFIADSYINLARAQLRLNNERSAYENVFACLSIAKEIKSLIHFQQAYEVLSDYYQKQNEYSKALEYFKLSSSYKDSVLNEKNSRHISTIQTLYETEKKENEIKLLLQQQELKQREITRTKIQTYVLLIGLLLSGAMLLVIYFALRDKRRTAEKLARQLEEIELKNVLLEEKNQEIEQQKQEIEKNKDFIEQKNKNLEEAYNIIESYIQKITDSIRYAERIQESIQPPISFVKKQFSDTFIFSRPKDIVSGDFYWMLPKGNKVFFALADCTGHGVPGAFMSIIGIDLINQAVNQHMLYKTDDILSFIDDQLIKRLSKSKNEMILKDSMDIAVCVFDKETYLLEYTSALIPLFLQRNGDVQELKPDFVTLGAKLAGASSKNFTVKSIKLTPGDWLYLTSDGYFDQLGGDNHKKFMRSRFKEQLVLTSGMDGVSKCTHFEKTFLSWMKRNEQIDDVLLWGIKF
- a CDS encoding AsmA-like C-terminal region-containing protein — protein: MAILVKIYRRIFRIIILLLLLMLILVLTGAGILFFKQEYIINTLRENLNKYPDLSLTYSSVSVNTLKTFPRFSYSFTDFVLVINLNSKSDTVLKTDDFQISISPFKLLRGKIDIKNISVSNARIKWQTNYPEEFFGSNDSSSESSVAVLISGISLKNFYFELLDSVSKTVLNCSGKNLNIKFKTEHTKLLLSIQSELSKTTVGEYFKITNQHQLNFDIEKSDIKLYIYNLESSIKSLRINGSGIYDLNSELAAFRIKSNRFQAQDLSYLPYLESFDQIKGLITADAYLRLSSGFEKVDTFQVNYNSNKLKWIAKNEETTITNLEGYTLLTNNFSKHFSYIPKASIESTNSKISFNAKIKGFNNLVILAKGYVSHNLRIQNPEIDIETTGLFKALISYAPKTESITPLLLKSDLVFENKKNISFNQPLVKGTIAINNDLNIAGHFKSDSTDVNFNINQANFLESYTQKRYSPNIYLYGNHIDYNDIVHLITDRTSNTSTQGVDLPKMSFMLNFKRATYNRLKLNSLKANGIINGDTISADYFTADCFDGNVSGRFKSHSNSVHTYLWVSNVSIENVFKNFDNWGQSYITADNLSGRFKGIMNIQFKRNEKGDVEMGSLKLFSDVQVVQGKLKGMDRIKELSKWLNLDQVKVIAFDTLKNKITIENRKIIIPNMDIKSNVLLMNVSGVHDFDNRYEYIARINISNLLKRKFVKSDQIDFHSSTDGSINLYLKLFGQNDSYKVEWINKKGFESGIHNTVQTDSVSIQNSPQIKPKEKTDGNVGVGYMLEWDEQIDTLKN